The Streptomyces sp. A2-16 sequence CGCCAGGCGGACGTGGGTTACATCACCCCGCACGACACCGACCAGGCCCGGGCGATCGTCGCCGAGATCCGCGCCGAACAGGAGGCGGCCGGGCGATCGGGTGAACCCCTGCATGTCTTCGGCGACCTGGTCGTCTTCCTCGACGACGACCAGGCGGCCGCGGAGGACCGGCGCGCACGTCTGGACGCACTCGCGGGCGAGCCGTACACCAGTGATGCCCGCGTCTTCGCCGGCACCGCGGCCCAACTCGCCGACCTGCTGGTCGAGTTCCGGGAGGCGGGCCTCACCGGATTCCGGCTGCGGCCCGCCGTGCTCGGCCACGACCTCCCGGCGATCACCCGCGGCCTGGTCCCCGAACTCCAGCGCCGGGGCGCCTTCCGCACCGCCTACGAGGCCGACACCCTGCGCGGCCTGCTGGGCCTCGCCCGCCCCGCCAACCGCTACGCCGCAGCTTCCGCCTGAGCCGGAGGGATCCCGAACCATGTCCAAGCCCCTGAAGCAGATCCACCTGGCCGCCCACTTCCCCGGCGTCAACAACACCACCGTGTGGAGCGACCCCGAGGCCGGCAGCCACATCGAGTTCAGCTCCTTCGCGCACTTCGCGAAGACGGCCGAACGCGCCAAGTTCGACTTCCTGTTCCTCGCCGAGGGCCTGCGTCTGCGCGAACAGGACGGCAAGATCTACGACTTGGACGTGGTCGGCCGCCCCGACACCTTCACCGTCCTCGCCGCCCTGGCCGCGGTCACCGAACACCTGGGCCTGACCGGCACCATCAACTCCACGTTCAACGAGCCCTACGAGGTGGCCCGCCAGTTCGCCAGCCTCGACCATCTCTCCGGCGGCCGCTCCGCCTGGAACGTCGTCACCTCCTGGGACGCCTTCACCGGCGAGAACTTCCGTCGTGGCGGCTTCCTGCCGCAGGAGGAGCGATACTCCCGCGCCAAGGAGTTCCTCGCCACCACCCAGGAGCTCTTCGACTCCTGGCACGGCGACGAGATCCTCGCCGACCAGGCCTCGGGCGTCTTTCTCCGGGACGCGAAGGCCGGCTCCTTCGTCCACAACGGGCAGCACTTCGACATCCACGGCCAGTTCAACGTCCCGCGCTCCCCGCAGGGCCGCCCGGTGGTCTTCCAGGCCGGAGACTCCGAGGAAGGACGCGAGTTCGCCGCGTCCGGTGCCGACGCGATCTTCAGCCGGTACGCCACCCTCAAGGAGGGCCAGGCCTTCTACACCGACGTCAAGAACCGCCTCGCCAAGTACGGCCGCCGCCACGACCAGTTGCTCATCCTGCCCGCCGCCTCCTTCGCCCTCGCCGACACCGACGCCGAGGCCGAGGAACTGGCCCGGATCGTCCGACGCCGGCAGGTCAGCGGGGCCACCGCGCTCAAGCACCTGGAGTTCGTCTGGAACAGGGACCTCTCGTCGTACGACCCGGACGGGCCGCTGCCCGAGATCGACCCGCTGGTGAGCGAGGAGCACATCTCCCGGGGCCGCGCCCAGGTCCGCATGTACCGCGACCCGCTGGCCACCGCCCGCGAGTGGCGCGAACTGGCCGCCGCCAACAAGTGGTCCATCCGCGACCTGGTCATCCACACCGGCAACCGGCAGAACTTCATCGGCTCTCCGGAGACGATCGCCCGCACCATCAACGAGTACGTCCAGGCCGACGCGAGCGACGGATTCATCCTGGTCCCGCACATCACCCCGACCGGCCTCGACGCCTTCGCCGACAAGGTCGTCCCGCTCCTGCAGGAACAGGGCGTCTTCCGCACCGACTACGAGGGCCCGACCCTGCGCCACCACCTCGGCCTCGCGCACCCCGACGACACCCGGGGCGAGGAGCGGGTGGCCTGACCCCCGTAGAGACCGGTGCGGCCGACGCTCACTCCGCCCAGTCGAGCTGATGCTCGGGCGTACCCACCGACCGACCGTACGCGACCGCTTCGGCGCGGCCCTTCTCGTCGCCGCGCCGATAGCGGAAGACCCGTCCGGCGAAGACCACCACACACTCGTCCCCGGCCGTGAAGTCGGCGTACCAGCCGTTGTCCGGCTCCAGGGCCGCGGCGAGCGCGTCCGCGAGGGCTTGGACGTCCTCGCCGTCGCTCTCCCACTCGACGAGCGTCCACACGGGCGGCTGCGCGGCGCTCGCCCCGCCGATCTCCACCCGGTGGACCTTCCGCAACCGCAGCCCGCGCGGCTCGAACACGGCTCCGGGCCGCAGGCTCTCGCCGATGACGTATCCGGTGATCACGCGCTGTCTCCCTGTTTCTCGGGGGCTTCGCGTACGAGGCTACGGCCGCCCTCCAGACCCTGGGACAGTGACCGGCCGAGGACGGCGCCGATGAGCCGTACCTTCTCGAACCGGTCCAGTGAGACCGGCCCCGACGGCGGCGGGCCTCGGTCCGGTACCCATGTGAAAGTGCCGGTGAACGCCGCGTGGCCGGAAGCACGTTTCCCTCCCCCGAAGGCTACGTGCTTCCGGCCATTCCCCCGGCGCCGGACAGATGGTCCAGCCTCGCCCGTGTGCGGCCGTACGTGCTGTCACCAGCACATGACCGCGGTTTCCCCCGAACCCCACGCGGAGTACAGGCGCACACGGACGAAGTAGCGGCGGCCCTTCACGAGACGGGCCTTGAGTGTTGCGTTGTGCGGAGTGCCTCCGTCGTCGTGGCCGTTGAGGTAGCGGGCTTCTCCGTCCCGTTCCTCGAAGACCACGACGACGGTGTCGCCGTCGCCGAAGGTGCCCACCGTGTACTCGCGGGTCTCCGGCGGTTCCACGGTGAAGTCGGCCTGCTCACCCGGACCGAGCCCGAGCGGCACGGACCGGAAGGGCACCAGCTCCGGCGGCCGGACCTGCTCGGTCGGCGGGTACCAGCGCAGGACGTACTCCTTGTCGGCGGCCGACAGCGTGCCGGGCGGGTTGAGCCCCGCGCGGAACTGCTCGGGCTCCAGGATCTGCCCCGCCTCGAAGGGAAACTCCATGATCGACTGCGGGTCCCAGACGGAGCCGTTGACCTCGTCCGGGTGCAGCTTGCGCAGGATGTTGAAGAACGTCCGGTCCCGGCTCCAGAAGTTCGGCGGACCCGCCAGATCGGCGTACACGGCCTCGTCGTCCCAGTGGAGCCCGGCGAACGGACTCTGGTGCTCGTGCAGCATGCCGAGCGCGTGCCCGATCTCGTGCAGGGCCGTCCCGCGCTCCCCGGGCGCGGTCAGGTCCCAGCCGAAGTTCATGGTGCGATCGTTCAGACCGACGAGGAGCGCGTCCCTGCCCACCGCCGACCAGGAACCGTCCCCCAGTTGGAATCCGATCCGCAGTTCTGCCTCCGAACGGTCACCGACCTCGGCGAACCGCACCCCGATGCCGAGGTCCTGCCATTCCTTGAAGCACTCGCGCACCACGTCCCGCTGCTCCTTGGCGCCGACCCACGACACCCGACGGGACTGCCCGGTCCCCGGAACCGGAATGACCGAACCGTCGGTGTCGCCGTCGAAGAAGCAGTAGTGCAGGACCGTGCTGTTGACCCACATCCGGCTGCCGCCGATGAGCGCACTCAGCCGCTCGGCGGCCAGCCCCGGCGCGTACACCGGAGCCGACTGCTGCGCGAGGGAGCAGTAGCGTGCGGTCATGGGGTTCAGAGTGCCGTCGGGCCGCCCCGGGGCGCCTGAGTCGGGGGCTACTCAAGTCCCGGTGTATCAGACCTGAGTAGCGGTGCTCTTGCTTCCGTGATGACTTTCGAACGGGACGCGAAGACCCTGGAACTGCCCTGGCCGTTCACCGGGCGGGAGGACGAACTCGAGCTGATCCGCCGGTCCGTGGCCGGGGGACGGCACGGCATCGTCGTGACAGGGCCCGCGGGCCAGGGCAAGACCCGGCTCGTCACGGAGGCCGTGCGCGGCACGGACTGCGCCAGGGTGGCGGGCACGCCCGAGACCCGCACCCTCCCGTTCGCCGCCTTCGCGCACCTCCTGCCGGAGACCGTGTCCCTGCATCACGCGGTCCAACTGCTCTCCGGTGTACGGCTGTTGCTGGTCGACGACGCCCACCTGCTGGACGACGCCTCGGCGGCCCTGGTCCACCAGCTCGCCGTGCACGGCCGCACCCGGCTCCTGGTCGTCGCCACCGAGGGCCCGCGGGCGCCGGGCGCGATCTCCCGACTGTGGACCGGGGAACTCCTGCCGCGGCTGGCCCTGGAACCGCTGCCCCGCGAGGAGATGGCGCAGCTGCTCGCGGCCGGCGCCGGCGGCCTCGACGTCCTCACCGTCAACCGGCTGCACCGCCTGTGCCGGGGCGATCTCCGGCTGCTGCGCGAGCTGGTGGACGCGGTGCGCGGGCGCGGACTGCTGCGCCGGGTCCCGGGCGCGGGCGAGTGGGAGTGGCGCGGCCCGGTGCCGGTCACCGCGACCCTGCGCGAGCGCACCGCGCACCTCCTCGACCGCTCCGGTCCCGGCGAGCGCGAGACCCTGGACCGCCTGGCCTTCGGCGAGCCGCTCCCGATGGACGCCGACACGCTCGACCTGGACGCGCTCGAAGGCCTGGAGGCCGACGGCCTGGTCCACGTCGACGAACAGGGCGCCGCCCGCCTCGCCCACCCCCTCCACGGCCCGGTGCTGCGGGCGGCCGCGGGACGCCTGAGGGCCCGCCGCCTGTCCAGCACCCCGTCCGACCGCACGGCCGCCCTGGAGTCCGAGACGGCCGCCCTGACCCGGGCGATCGCCGAGACGGACGTACGGGCCGTACCGGCCCCGGTGGGGGAGTGGCTCGTGGACGAGGGCCTCGGAGTGCCGGCCCGGCACGCCGCCGTACGAGCACGGTTCGCGCGTCTGCGGGGGGAGCTGCGGGAGGCCGCGGCCTGGGCGAGGGAGGGACTGCGGGCCGCTGCCGACGACCTGGCCTGCGGTCTCGAACTCACCCTGGCCGCGGCGCAGTCGGGGGACGCCGAAGGGATCGCCGACGGGGGACCGGTGGTACCCGGGGCCGGGTACCGCGAGGGCCGACTCACCTCGACCGGAACCGCATCCGGCACCTCGCGACCCGCCGGTGACCCACCTCGCCCTCACGGCGCGGCCAACTCGCCGGAGGCCGCGGGCGGTTCGGCGGCCACCTGGTGGGCCGCCGCCCACGGCGACCTCGACGCGGCGCTCGGCGCGGTCGGCGCGGAGCCGTACGACGCCGTCCGGCTCGGCGCACCCGACCGCGCCGAAGGGCGGCTGACCGGAGTCTTCGCCGAGCACGCCGACGCGCTCGCCCGCGGCGACGGAGCCGCCCTCGACCGTGCGGCGCACACCCTGGAGGAGCGCGGTTTCCTGCTCTTCGCGGCGGAGGCGTACGCCCAGGCCGTACGGGCGCACCGCGACCCCGGTGCCGCCCGCACCTCGCGCACCCGTGCCGTCGCCCTGGCCCGCCGCTGCCAGGGCGCCCGCACCCCGGCCCTGTCCGGACTGGTCCTCGGCGAACTCACGGCCCGCCAGCGGCAGATCGTCACCCTCGCGGCCACCGGCCTGAGCAACCGCCAGATCGCGGAGAAGCTCACCCTCTCCGTCCGCACGGTCGGCAACCACCTCTACAGCGCCTACGCCCGCCTCGGCGCGAGCGACCGCGACGCGCTGCCGTGCCTGGTGGAGCTGCCGGAGGCCCAGCCCGCCTGAGCCGGACACCGGACCGGGGCGGTCTGACCCCCAGTATTCGGGGGAGGGGTCAGGCCGCCCCACGCACCACCCCGGCGCGGTTCACGCCGTCCCACGCACCACCCCGGCGCGGTTCACGCCGTCCCACGCACCACCCCGGCGCGGCTCACGCCGTCCCACGCACCGTTCCGGCGCGGCTCACGCCGCCCCGAACGCCGAGAACGCCCATCCCGTCGCCTGATGCACCGCGTCCCCCGGCAGCGAGCCCCGCGCGTCACGCAGCGCCTCCGCCATCGACGCCCCCGCGCTGAGACCCTTGTGCAGCGCGAGCATCAGGGGCACCACCGCCTCGTCGTTGACCGGCGCACTGCAGGCCACCACGCCCGCCGTGCCCAGCGGCAGCAGCGCGGTGACCAGGCCGAGCAGCTCGTCCGCGCCGACCGAGGCGAACCGGGCGGTGTCGCAGCAGGACAGGATGATCCGGTACGGGCTGCGGTCGAGGCGCTCGAAGTCGTGGACGATGAGCGGCCCGTCGGCCATCCGCAGGGACGAGAACAGCGGGCTGTCCGCACGGAACGTGCCGTGCGCGGCGATGTGCGCCAGCGTCGCCCCGTCCAGTTCCTCCAACACCCGCGGCACACGCGCGTCCTCGTGCTCCAGGACGGTCGCGGAGCCGTACCGTCCGGCCAGTTCGGGCACCTCGGCGCCCCCGCTCGCGAGGCCCGGCCCGCGGACGAGCACCTGACGTCCGCCGTACGGTGGCGCGGTCTCCCGCGCACGCAGCCAGCTGCTCGCCGACGGCGACACGCTGAACACCCGCTCCCGCAGCGAGGGCAGCAGTGCCCACGGCACCTGGTGCAGCCGCCCTGGCGGCACCACCACGACCGGTCCGGAGCCGAGCTGCGCGGCGGCCGGCCCGAGCAGCAGCTCCTCCAGGCGCCGCCCCGCCGCCTCCACCACCGGCAGGCGGGCCTCCGCCCCCGGGTGGGCCAGCCGTCGGAGCCCCGACTGGACATGCTCGGCCTCGCGCTCCGCGTCGGCCAGCAGCCCGCCCTCGAACCGCCGCACCCTTCCCTGCGCGCACAGCAGCACCTGAACCCGCCCGTCGAGCACGGCGAGTTCGACCAGCCGTACGTCGTCACCGAGCCGTTCCAGCAGTACGCCGGGGTCGAACCGGTAGCCGTCACCGGGAGCGTCGCCCCGCATGTGGAGGGTCCGGGAGCGGATCTCCCGTTCCAGGCGCCGCTGTTCACGCTCCAGCGTCGGCACCGGCCGGCCCTCCATCCGGGCCCCCTCCGCGCGTGCCGCTATCTCGCGGAAGGCGGTGAGGTCGCTGAGCAGCGCCGGGTCGGCCGGCGGGCGGGTCGGCGGCGCGGTCAGCACCGTGGCCCGCCAGCGCTCGCTCCACACCAGCAGCCGCCGCGGCCCGCCCGAGGCGAGCGAGGTCCGCGCGGCGAGTCCGGCGAGCTCGGCGCCCTGCGCGGTGGCCCGCGCCCGCAGTTCCGAGGCGCCCAGGGTCGTACGGTGAGCGTCGAGCACGTCCAGGCCGCGGCGACAGGCTTCCAGCACCCGCCGGTCGGAGCCCACGGCCCGCGCCCACAGCGCCTGCGCGGCCCATCCCGTCATCCGCGCCAGCGGCGGCCCGCTGTGCCGGCTGCGGGCGGCCACCTCCAGGTGCCGTCGGGCATCCTCCCGCCACCCCAGGCCGAGCGCGATCCGGCCCGCCAGCAGCGAGGCCTCAGGGGCGGCCGGCGCCTCGAAGGAGGCCAGCCGGTCGGCGACCGCGGCCGCGTCCGCGACCAGCCGGCCCGAGCCGCGCCCGGCGGCGACCCGCGCCTCGATCAGCACCAGCCGGGCATGCGTCTCCCACCAGGTGCGCCGCTGCCCCGCGAACAGCCGTACGGCCATGTCGGCGCGCGCGATCGCGGTGTGCGCGTCGCCCGCGTGCCGGGCCGCCCGCGCGGCGGCGAGCAGCAGCTCCGCCTTGCGGGTGGACTGTCCGCCGATCCCGTCGAGCACCTTGATCGCCGCGTCCGCCTCCGCGAGCGCCTCCGGGGCGAGGCCCGCGGCCATCAGGACCTCGCAGCGCCGGATGGTGAGCATGAACATCGGGGTGCCGAGCTTGGCGTACCGCTCCTGCGCCTCGTCGAGCAGCCGCAGCGCGGCCGGGACGTCCCCCGACCGGTACGCGGCAAGGCCCCGGCTCTCCACCGCGTCGGCCTTGTCGTGCTCCTGGCCCGTGGTGTCCCACAGGGCCTCGGCCGCCGTGAAGTCGGCGTCCGCCCGCTCGACCGCCCCGAGCGCCAGATGCACGGTGGCCCGCAGGGTCAGCGCCCGCGCCGTCCAGATGACGTCGCCCGCCTGCCGCAGCACCGGCACCGCCCGCCGTACGTCCTCCAGCGCCTCCCGGTGATGCCCGAGCACCCACGAGGCGTAGGCGCGCCGGAACAGGACCTGTGCTCTGGTGTGACCGCTGCTGACCGCGACACCCCGCTCCAGCGACTCCAGGCCCTGCCGGGTGCGCCCCGCGTGCACCAGCGCCACACCGAGCGCGGCCAGCGCGTCCGCCTCTCGGTCGGGCGACTCCGAGCGCGCGCCGAGATCGCGGGCCCGGCGCAGATGGTCCAGGGCGATCCGCATGTCGCCCCAGTCCCGCTGCCAGATGCCGATGACCTGGTGGGCGACGGAGGCGTGCAGCGGTGAGGGCTCCGAGCCGAGTACTTCCTCCGCCCTCGCCAGCGCCTGGTTGGGGGCGGCGAACACCATCGGCAGAAGTTCGAGAACCGTGTCGCTTCCCGCTGTCACTCAAAGGATGGTAGTGGCCCAGGTGGCAGGCCACACCGGTTTGGCGCTGTATCAATCATCGGCCCCGCGGCTCTGACTGACGACCGCCGCCTCAGTGGGAGGACACGCCATGGCACCTCAGCGATTCCACGAGCAGTTCGACCAGATCCAGCGTTCCATGCCCGACGTCCCGCTGGCCCTCGGCCCCGACGACGCCTCGGAGTTCATCTACGAGAAGGGCGTCGTCCTCGCCCGCGACGGGCGCGACGCGGCGCTCGTCGAGCAGACCGTGCGCAGCCACTTCACCGAGGCGACCGGTCTGACCGGCGACTACGTGCAGCGGGACAGCCCCGAGACCAACCGCTCGGGCATCACCCGCATCAAGGTCGGCGACCCGGGCCACGGCGACCGGCGCGGCGACCGTGCCGTCACCCACGCCCTGCGCGCCCTGAGCGAACGCGAGGGACGCGCCGGACGCCGCATGGTCAGCCGCAACCACGTGGTGTCGATCGCGGTCAACTCCTGCCCGGGCGACGAGCCGGTTCCCGCCTCGCTCAGCCAGGGCACCAACCCGGCCCCCGGGGAGGCGGGCCACGACGCCGGCACCGCCGTGGGCGTCCTCGTCGTCGACAACGGCCTCACCCACGACCACGCGCTCGTCCCGCTGCTCGCCCACGTCGACGGCGACCTGCACGGCACCGAGACCGACCCGGCCGGAAACCTCCTCCAGTACGTCGGGCACGGCACGTTCATCGCCGGAGTCCTCGCGGCCGTCGCGCCCAACACCGACATCACGGTCCGCAGCACCCTCAACGACGCGGGCGCCATCCTGGAGTCCGAGCTCGGCGAGAAGCTCTTCGATGCCGTCGACGGCGGCTGGCCCGACATCATCAGCCTCTCCGCGGGCACCTCCAACGGCCGCACCGACGGCCTGCTCGGCATGGACGCCTTCATGGAGGAACTGCGCGCCCACGACACCCTGTTGGTCGCCGCGGCCGGCAACAACGCCAGCGCCAGCCCCTTCTGGCCCGCCGCCTACGCCGACCTGCCCGACTACCGGGACGTCGTCCTGTCGGTCGGCGCCCTGCGCGGCGACGGCGAGTTCGGCGCCTGCTTCAGCAACCACGGCTCCTGGGTGAAGGTCTACGCCCCCGGCGAGCGTCTCACCAGCACCCTCACCGGCTTCGACGCCCCCGTGCCGTACCTGTACCAGCACTCCACGTACGAGGCCTGCCGGTACGGCTTCACCTACGTGTGCACCTGCCAGTCCCCTTCCCACGTCGGCGTGTTGAGCGAGGACGGCACGGTCGCGAAGCCGGACCAGGTGATGTTCGAGGGCTACGCGCACTGGAGCGGCACCTCCTTCGCCACTCCGGTCGTCGCAGGGCTGGTCGCCGCCCACATGACCGCGAACAAGGAGACCGACCCGCGCGCGGCCCGGCGGCAACTGCTCGCCGCCAACACCCAGTTCGCCGAAGTGCGCGGGGCGCATGTACCGGCGCTGCGGCCCGCCGGCTGGCGCCCGGTGCCGGTCGTGCAGCGTCCGGTCGGCACATGAGGGCCGGAGTGGTCCCTTCCACGGCGTACGATGACTTGCCGTACACGAGGGGTGGGACCGTGGACCGAGCAGATGTCGGTGCGCTGGTCCAGTCCGCCGTCGACGGCGACGCGGCGGCCTGGAAGGCGCTCGTGGAAGGACTGAGCCCACTGGTGTGGGCGGTTGTGCGCGCGCACCGGCTCTCCGACGCCGACGCGCACGAGGTGTACCAGACCGTGTGGTTCCGCTTCGCCCAGCACCTCGGGCGGATCCGCGAACCCGACAAGGCCAAGTCCTGGCTGGCGAGCACCGCGCGCCACGAGTGCCTGAAGGTGCTCAAGAGTTTAAGGCGGCTGACCGTCACGGACGATCCGCAGCTCTTGGACCGGATCAGCGAGGACCGTACGCCCGAGCAGTCGTTCATCGACTCCGAGGAGGCCGCCGCCCAGAGCGAGCGGGTGCGGTACCTGTGGCAGGAGTTCGAGGAACTCGGTGAGCGCTGCCGTCAGTTGCTGCGCATCCTGATGGCCTCGCCGAAGCCGGGCTACCAGGAGGTGTCCGCCGCCCTCGGCATCGCGGTGGGCAGCATCGGACCACTGCGCCAGCGCTGCCTCAGGCGGCTGCGGGCACGGCTGGAAGCCCGGGGGGCGATGTGAGCGACATGAACGAGATGCACGACATGAACGACGACGCCGACGATGACGGTGTCTTCGAGTTCGACGAAGCGGCCCTGCCGGACGAGGAGTTCGCCCTGGACATGCTGGAGGAGGAACTCCGGCAGGCCACGGCCATCCTGGACCCCGTGCCGCCCGGCCTGCGGCAGATCGCCGTCGAGGCGTTCGCACTGCACGATCTGGACAGCCGGATCGCCGAACTGTCCTTCGACTCGGTGGTGGACGCCATCCCGGTGCGGGGAGCGACGGGGGCGCCGCGGATGCTGACCTTCCACGCCGGCGAGGTGACGGTCGACGTCGAACTCACCCCGCAGGGCCTCATGGGGCAGGTGCTGCCGCCCCAGTCGGCCCGGGTCGAGGTGCTCAGCGGACCGCAGGCGGGCTCGCCGCTCACGACCGACGACATGGGGCGCTTCAGCTACGAGGCGTCCCCGGCCGGTCCCTTCGCGCTACGGCTGCGCACGGGCGAGGCGGTGATCGTCACCGACTGGCTCACCGTCTGATCCCGCTGCCCCGCTCACCAGGTGACGGGCAGGGTCTGCGGTCCGCGGATCATCGTCTTCCGGCGCCAGACGACCTCGTCGGCCGCAACCGCGAGCCGCAACCCCGGCAGCCGGTCGAGCAACGTGTCGACCAGGAGCTCGGTCTGGAGCCGGGCGAGCACCGCGCCCGTGCAGTAGTGCGGGCCGTTGCCGAAGGCCAGGTGCGGGTTGGGCTCCCGGTCCGGGTCGATGCGGTCCGGGTCCGGGAAGACCTCAGGGTCGCGGTTGGCGGCCAGGTAGGAGACGTACACCGCGTCGCCCGCGCGGATCCCGCATCCGTGCAGGTCGACGTCCTCCAGGGCGATACGGGCCAGGCCCACCGAGGTGCGGTGCGGAATGTGCCGCAGCAGCTCGTCGAGCACGGTGCCACGGGCCTCCGGCTGATGACGCATGCGGTCCATCAGCTCGGGCCGGGTCAGCAACAGGTACAGCATCTGGCCGCAGTTGTGGGTGACGGCCTCGCCGCCGATCTGGAGCGGACCCGCTAGCCCCACCGCCTCCGTCTCGCTGATCTCACCCCGGCGCACGGCGGCCCCGAGCAGCGAGTACACGTCGTCACCGCTGCTGAGGGCACGGGCCCGGACGGTCTCTGTGATCCAGCCGTACAGCCCGTTCTTGGCCTTCTCCGCGGCCTCGGCGCCGCCGGAGGTGGAGATGATCCGCCGGGTCCAGGCGTGCACCTGCTCGCGGTCGGCGGCGGGTACGCCCATGACCTCGCTGACGACGGAGATCGGGAAGGGTTCGAGGACGCGCTCGACGAGATCCGCGGGCGGCCCGTCCTGTACGAGACCGTCGACCAGGCCGTCCAGCATCTCCTGCGCCCTGGGCCGCAGCCGCTTCGTCGCCGCCACGGTGAACGCCCCGGCGACCACCTTGCGCAGCCGGTTGTGGTCGGGCTGGTCGGCGAAGGCGAGCGAACCGGGACGCGGCTTGAAGTGCGGAGCCAGCCGAGTCACCTGACGATGGGTCACCTCTTCGCGGCTGAACCGCGGATCATTGGTGATCGCCCTGACATCCGCGTAACGGGTGGCCAGCCACGCCCAGCCCTCGCCGTGCGGCAGCCGGATCCGGCTCAGCGGCCCCTCGCGCATCAGCTCGGCGAGCACCGGGTCGAACTCGGTCCCGGCCAGGTCGAGCGGCGGCCACTCCCGCACCGGGGGCGGGGCCTGCTCTGCCAGCGTGGTGGTCTCCTCGGTCATGCCACCCACCCTCACCGCCGCCCGGCCGCGTGTCGCGCGGGAGTGCTCCAGGCGGAGTCAGCCGAGCGCGTCCACGAGAGCGGCGAGCGCCTGCGCGAGCGCGTGGAGCCCCGGCCCGGCGGGCCCGCCCGGTTCGCTCATGTACGTGTCCCGCCGGATCTCCACCATCAGGGCGCTCACCCGCGGCTCCCGGCCGTAGAACTCCAACGGCACGTACGTCCCACTGAACGGGCTGTCCAGACCGACCTCCCCGACCGCCCCGAACGCCTTCCGCGCCGCGTCGAGCAGCTCGGGCGGTGTGTGGAAGGAGTCGGTCCCGAGACAGACCGGCGGCCGCGGGCCTTCGCCGTGCAGCTCGTAGGGCAGCGGTGCGCTGGGGTACGAGTGCACGTCGATGACGACGGCCCGCCCGGCAGCGGCCAGCCGCTCGGCCACGGCG is a genomic window containing:
- a CDS encoding S8/S53 family peptidase; translation: MAPQRFHEQFDQIQRSMPDVPLALGPDDASEFIYEKGVVLARDGRDAALVEQTVRSHFTEATGLTGDYVQRDSPETNRSGITRIKVGDPGHGDRRGDRAVTHALRALSEREGRAGRRMVSRNHVVSIAVNSCPGDEPVPASLSQGTNPAPGEAGHDAGTAVGVLVVDNGLTHDHALVPLLAHVDGDLHGTETDPAGNLLQYVGHGTFIAGVLAAVAPNTDITVRSTLNDAGAILESELGEKLFDAVDGGWPDIISLSAGTSNGRTDGLLGMDAFMEELRAHDTLLVAAAGNNASASPFWPAAYADLPDYRDVVLSVGALRGDGEFGACFSNHGSWVKVYAPGERLTSTLTGFDAPVPYLYQHSTYEACRYGFTYVCTCQSPSHVGVLSEDGTVAKPDQVMFEGYAHWSGTSFATPVVAGLVAAHMTANKETDPRAARRQLLAANTQFAEVRGAHVPALRPAGWRPVPVVQRPVGT
- a CDS encoding M12 family metallopeptidase, whose product is MTARYCSLAQQSAPVYAPGLAAERLSALIGGSRMWVNSTVLHYCFFDGDTDGSVIPVPGTGQSRRVSWVGAKEQRDVVRECFKEWQDLGIGVRFAEVGDRSEAELRIGFQLGDGSWSAVGRDALLVGLNDRTMNFGWDLTAPGERGTALHEIGHALGMLHEHQSPFAGLHWDDEAVYADLAGPPNFWSRDRTFFNILRKLHPDEVNGSVWDPQSIMEFPFEAGQILEPEQFRAGLNPPGTLSAADKEYVLRWYPPTEQVRPPELVPFRSVPLGLGPGEQADFTVEPPETREYTVGTFGDGDTVVVVFEERDGEARYLNGHDDGGTPHNATLKARLVKGRRYFVRVRLYSAWGSGETAVMCW
- a CDS encoding LuxR family transcriptional regulator yields the protein MTFERDAKTLELPWPFTGREDELELIRRSVAGGRHGIVVTGPAGQGKTRLVTEAVRGTDCARVAGTPETRTLPFAAFAHLLPETVSLHHAVQLLSGVRLLLVDDAHLLDDASAALVHQLAVHGRTRLLVVATEGPRAPGAISRLWTGELLPRLALEPLPREEMAQLLAAGAGGLDVLTVNRLHRLCRGDLRLLRELVDAVRGRGLLRRVPGAGEWEWRGPVPVTATLRERTAHLLDRSGPGERETLDRLAFGEPLPMDADTLDLDALEGLEADGLVHVDEQGAARLAHPLHGPVLRAAAGRLRARRLSSTPSDRTAALESETAALTRAIAETDVRAVPAPVGEWLVDEGLGVPARHAAVRARFARLRGELREAAAWAREGLRAAADDLACGLELTLAAAQSGDAEGIADGGPVVPGAGYREGRLTSTGTASGTSRPAGDPPRPHGAANSPEAAGGSAATWWAAAHGDLDAALGAVGAEPYDAVRLGAPDRAEGRLTGVFAEHADALARGDGAALDRAAHTLEERGFLLFAAEAYAQAVRAHRDPGAARTSRTRAVALARRCQGARTPALSGLVLGELTARQRQIVTLAATGLSNRQIAEKLTLSVRTVGNHLYSAYARLGASDRDALPCLVELPEAQPA
- a CDS encoding CHAT domain-containing tetratricopeptide repeat protein — its product is MVFAAPNQALARAEEVLGSEPSPLHASVAHQVIGIWQRDWGDMRIALDHLRRARDLGARSESPDREADALAALGVALVHAGRTRQGLESLERGVAVSSGHTRAQVLFRRAYASWVLGHHREALEDVRRAVPVLRQAGDVIWTARALTLRATVHLALGAVERADADFTAAEALWDTTGQEHDKADAVESRGLAAYRSGDVPAALRLLDEAQERYAKLGTPMFMLTIRRCEVLMAAGLAPEALAEADAAIKVLDGIGGQSTRKAELLLAAARAARHAGDAHTAIARADMAVRLFAGQRRTWWETHARLVLIEARVAAGRGSGRLVADAAAVADRLASFEAPAAPEASLLAGRIALGLGWREDARRHLEVAARSRHSGPPLARMTGWAAQALWARAVGSDRRVLEACRRGLDVLDAHRTTLGASELRARATAQGAELAGLAARTSLASGGPRRLLVWSERWRATVLTAPPTRPPADPALLSDLTAFREIAARAEGARMEGRPVPTLEREQRRLEREIRSRTLHMRGDAPGDGYRFDPGVLLERLGDDVRLVELAVLDGRVQVLLCAQGRVRRFEGGLLADAEREAEHVQSGLRRLAHPGAEARLPVVEAAGRRLEELLLGPAAAQLGSGPVVVVPPGRLHQVPWALLPSLRERVFSVSPSASSWLRARETAPPYGGRQVLVRGPGLASGGAEVPELAGRYGSATVLEHEDARVPRVLEELDGATLAHIAAHGTFRADSPLFSSLRMADGPLIVHDFERLDRSPYRIILSCCDTARFASVGADELLGLVTALLPLGTAGVVACSAPVNDEAVVPLMLALHKGLSAGASMAEALRDARGSLPGDAVHQATGWAFSAFGAA
- a CDS encoding NtaA/DmoA family FMN-dependent monooxygenase (This protein belongs to a clade of FMN-dependent monooxygenases, within a broader family of flavin-dependent oxidoreductases, the luciferase-like monooxygenase (LMM) family, some of whose members use coenzyme F420 rather than FMN.), encoding MSKPLKQIHLAAHFPGVNNTTVWSDPEAGSHIEFSSFAHFAKTAERAKFDFLFLAEGLRLREQDGKIYDLDVVGRPDTFTVLAALAAVTEHLGLTGTINSTFNEPYEVARQFASLDHLSGGRSAWNVVTSWDAFTGENFRRGGFLPQEERYSRAKEFLATTQELFDSWHGDEILADQASGVFLRDAKAGSFVHNGQHFDIHGQFNVPRSPQGRPVVFQAGDSEEGREFAASGADAIFSRYATLKEGQAFYTDVKNRLAKYGRRHDQLLILPAASFALADTDAEAEELARIVRRRQVSGATALKHLEFVWNRDLSSYDPDGPLPEIDPLVSEEHISRGRAQVRMYRDPLATAREWRELAAANKWSIRDLVIHTGNRQNFIGSPETIARTINEYVQADASDGFILVPHITPTGLDAFADKVVPLLQEQGVFRTDYEGPTLRHHLGLAHPDDTRGEERVA